The DNA sequence TGATTcgaatatttcaaaaatgcgtttcattttatatgtattaaaattaacattCTTTAGTGCTAAAATTTATAGCATTAAATATTTAGGCAAAATTTGGCAATCATGCAATTTTAGTGGTCTGTGGTTTATGTTAAATAATGCTGTCAGaaaatttttgtaataatcaaaattgattttcatATCTAGAAACATTGCTTCTTTTGGTTTTAACTATTGTGTAGCACTATAATTTTATGGCTTTAAAATATATGTGTCGAACATAATTTGTGACTCACATCGTTTTTTTCAGCcgaaatatcaaaatatttttcaatccTCTTTCTGCCATTTTGATTGAAAACAAACTCGAATATGTAGATTAGAAATGAAAACTGAATATAGTTCTCAATTCTCACAGCTAAAATCAGCTCATTTGCTTTTAGCACACCTTGTCCACCACTTCCTGTGTGGTGAACGAAGTCTACAATAAGTGGTGCAAAGCTAATGCTATGACAAATTGCTTGCGTTATGTCAAATATGCTTCAACATACGTAATAAGCTACGCTGATAATTGCCGAGATTATATACAACTTTTAGAACCTCTTTGATACTCTGAACTGAGTTGCCAAGTAATTAGATATTTAGGGTATAATGAGTAAGCCATGATAttgtttggattttgaaaatatacataaaatgaaatctgttcactttcatttttcgctttacatcaataaatattaaaaattacatacttTGAATGCTCAATAaactcaattaattatttataaatattagtattagatgaaatattattacacCAAATGGAATGGCCTAACAGTAAGGCATCACACCTCACAAGTTAGAGACCCGAGACACTAATTGATCCAGGTTCGGTCCCAGTTATGACTCTAAATTCAGTTAGCCAATCAAATGACCACCCATTTTCTTTGCAGTTGGATCATATCTAAGTAAAttcatacaattttttttattaatttattctcttcactcACTCTCTGAGTCATACCTTTTCCTCACTTAATCgactatatttaatttttgtaatctCTATATGTAAAGGAAAatggaaaactaaaaaaacgGTAAAAGGGTGAGGACAGGTAAAGTGAAAGTCTCAAGTTGAAACAGTATTATTTGTCGGGTGCTATAGTTTGAATTAATTCCACCGTCGCCCCTCTCATCACATTCACATCACGTCATGCCCCTCTCACTCATCACTTACTTACTCCACTCTATTATTCCTTTTCCTCATTTCTTCCTCTTTTCTCCTTTGTGAACACGTGAAGATTAAACAGCAGAAATTAGATAATAGATGCTGTTATTGATCAAAaattccttttctatttactACAAATTATTGTAACCAAATCCACTTTCTACCACCTTCAACTGTAGATGAAAGTGTGGacatttgaaaaagaaatgagtgAGGAAGGAAACACCATTATTCCCATAATCGCAATCGAGTgagtgcgtgtgtgtgtgagagaaaAAACAGAGTTTCGTTTGGGTGATCATATCATATGCAAAGTGTGAGCGTGAAGCCAAacagaaaaaaatgagacaagaAGATGGCGGGGAGATAAAGATGCAGGAGCAATGGAGATGGTCCGACCTTCAAGGCGTCGAGCTCGTCGTCTCCACCTCTCCGCCGCCCAACCTCAACGCCAGCTCCGACGCCTCATCGTCAGCTCCACAGataccaccgccgccgccctcAATGGACCCGGAAAAACCCGGCCCTCCGCCGCCCTCCGTCGCGTTCCGGGAGCTCTTCCGCTTCGCCGACCGCCTCGATTACACGCTGATGACGATTGGCACAATTGGCGCGATTGTCCACGGCAGCTCCCTGCCTCTGTTTCTCAGATTCTTCGCCGATCTTGTGAATTCCTTCGGCTCCAATGCCAATAATGTCGATAAGATGTCGCAGGAGGTGCTCAAGGTCAGTTgattccactaattttatggattgagcttgtttttttttctttttctaggTGGAGTTACAGTTTTGTTGTTGTGTGTTGATGGTTATTTGCAGTATGCATTTTACTTTCTTGTAGTTGGAGCTGCTATTTGGGCATCTTCATGGGCAGGTAAACAATTTTACTGCaacaatttctattttttaaaatgaaaattaaggGTAAATTGGATTTTGTTGCAGAGATATCATGTTGGATGTGGAGTGGAGAGAGGCAATCAACAAAGATGCGGATCAGATACTTGGAGGCTGCTCTTAACCAAGACATTCAGTTTTTCGACACCGAGATTCGGACGTCCGACGTCGTTTTCGCCATCAACACTGATGCTGTGATGGTTCAAGATGCTATTAGTGAGAAGGTGGGAGATCCCATCTCAGAGTTTATCAAAattcttgtgtttttttttttttttttttttttttttttttgactttGAGTTGATTTTCAGTTGGGGAATTTCTTGCATTACATGGCAACCTTTGTGTCTGGATTTGTGGTGGGATTCTCTGCAGTGTGGCAGCTAGCTCTGGTCACTCTTGCTGTGGTTCCTCTCATAGCTGTGATTGGAGCCATTCACACAATCACACTGGCTAAACTCTCTGGCAAAAGCCAAGAAGCTCTGTCACAAGCTGGGAACATCGCTGAACAGGTATTGGAGAACATCACATTCTACAATGATCTTGTTTTCCTTGTGTTTGTTGCTCTAATGCCTGATTCTGGTTGTAGACACTTGTCCAAATTCGGACGGTATTGGCATTCGTGGGTGAATCGAGGGCGTTGCAGGACTACTCAGCGGCCCTCAAGGTGTCCCAAAGGATCGGTTACAAGAGTGGATTTTCAAAGGGGATGGGATTAGGAGCTACTTATTTCACTGTGTTTTGTTGCTATGCTCTTCTCCTGTGGTACGGAGGCTATTTGGTTAGGCACCATTACACAAATGGAGGTCTAGCAATTGCGACAATGTTTGCAGTCATGATTGGCGGGCTGTATGTATAGATCGATCTTGAATTTGGTTTATTCTGTTTAGAACCCCACTTTGCAAGATATGATCGCGTGTTGGATGAATCTTGATTTTGAGTGAATTTATGTGCAGGGCTTTAGGCCAGTCTGCTCCAAGCATGGCTGCATTTGCCAAGGCAAGAGTTGCAGCTGCTAAAATCTTCCGTATGATCGACCACAAACCAGCTGTTGAAAGAAACAGCGAATCCGGAGTCGAGTTGGAGTCTATAACAGGGCAGATGGAGCTTAGAAATGTCGATTTTGCCTACCCTTCACGGCCGGAGAATCTAGTCCTTAacaacttctctcttactgTTCCGGCTGGGAAGACTATCGCCTTGGTTGGCAGCAGTGGATCCGGGAAGAGCACGGTGGTGTCACTCATTGAGAGATTCTATGACCCTGCCTCCGGTGATGATCGTAAACTATAGTTACATTATACATTTTGGAcatatttatgtttgtttaACTGAATATTTGGTTTGAACTACTTAATTAGGCCAAGTTGTGATTGATGGGCATGATATAAAGACATTAAAGTTGAGATGGTTGAGGCAGCAAATTGGGCTGGTGAGCCAAGAACCGGCACTCTTTGCCACCACAATCAAAGAAAACATACTGTTGGGAAGGCCAGACGCTAGTTTAGTCGAAGTAGAAGAAGCGTCTAGAGTCGCTAACGCACATTCATTTATCGTCAAGCTTCCAGATGGCTACGATACTCAGGTCAGTGTCACCCACAGTGTATTTTTTAGCAACTCTGCATCACATGCTTATCATCACATgtattgtaaaaataaaactgtCAGTAAAAGAGGGTGCCCAGAAGCAGTGGGCACGGAAGCCTCAATCCTGTGTGTTTTCTGGTCTACCATATTATTCAATTCATGGGAGGTGAATGTGGTCAAGGATCCCATATGTCctatcttttatatttttattaaccCAATGTTTGAATGAAATTAGTTGGTCAACAAAACAGTTAAAAACCTTTTCTTTAATCAAGTCAACACTGTGACAAGGCATGTGCAGCGGTTGGGCCAATTTTTTCCACTCATGTCAAAACAAAAGAGCATTTCTCTAGCTAATTATGCACAAGACAAGAGTGTGGGTATTTTAATAACGATGGTTcccattaaataaaaattttgatggGGGGTTTTAGTCTAGGCAGTAACTAGacataattaatactaaagAGAAAACAATTGGTTAGGGTGGCAAGTTGTTCTTTCATGTAAGCTTCTTGATGtttgagtgtgtgtgtgttgtgatGATGACAGGTGGGGGAGAGGGGGCTGCAGCTTTCTGGTGGACAAAAGCAGAGAATAGCTATAGCAAGGGCAATGCTCAAGAATCCAGCCATCCTTCTATTGGATGAGGCAACTAGTGCATTAGATTCTGAATCGGAGAAGCTGGTACAAGAAGCGCTAGATCGTTTCATGATTGGGAGGACTACTCTAGTGATCGCTCATCGCCTCTCCACCATCCGGAAAGCTGACCTCGTGGCCGTGCTGCAGCAGGGTAGCGTGTCTGAAATCGGGCCACATGACGAGCTCATTGCCAAAGGTGAAAACGGTCTCTATGCAAAGCTCATCAGAATGCAAGAAGCAGCTCATGAAGCTGCTGTCAACAGTGCCAGGAAGAGTAGTGCAAGGTGCTTTGCTTTATCCCATATATTTTGTCacaaaatcttgatattaGTAATGCTAAATAACTTCATTTGGAATTTGTGGGTTTCCTTGTTAGGCCTTCAAGTGCAAGAAACTCTGTGAGCTCTCCTATCATCACTAGGAATTCGTCATATGGCAGATCGCCTtactcccgaagattgtcgGACTTCTCCACCTCAGACTTAAGCATGTCGATTGACGCAGCATATCCCAGCTACAGGGCGGAGAAACTTGCATTCAAAGAGCAAGCAAGCTCATTCTTGAGGCTAGCAAAGATGAATTCGCCTGAGTGGGGCTACGCCTTGGTTGGCTCGATTGGGTCCGTGGTCTGTGGCTCGCTGAGCGCACTGTTCGCATACGTGCTGAGCGCCGTGCTTAGCGTCTACTACAATCCGGATCATGCCTACATGATAAGGCAGATTGGAAAATATTGCTACCTTCTGATAGGGGTGTCATCTGCAGCACTGATATTCAACACATTGCAGCATCTTTTCTGGGACGTGGTGGGGGAGAACTTGACCAAACGCGTTAGGGAGAAGATGCTGGCTGCCGTGCTAAAGAATGAGATTGCGTGGTTtgatgaggaagagaatgAGAGCTCTAGAGTTGCAGCACGGCTGGCTCTAGACGCCAACAATGTTAGATCAGCCATTGGTGACAGGATCTCTGTGATCATGCAGAACTCTGCCCTTATGCTTGTGGCCTGCACTGCCGGCTTTGTGCTGCAATGGCGCCTTGCCCTCGTCCTCATTGCCGTCTTCCCTGTTGTCGTTGCAGCCACAGTGTTACAGGTTGCTTTTCTAAATTCAATCATGAATATTAACTTGCCTTCTCCAAGATTTGtgccaaaatttgaattttgaagtagTATTTACTTGCATTATTTCAATACTGTCACAGAAAATGTTTATGACTGGATTTTCTGGAGATTTAGAGGCAGCTCATGCCAAGGCCACACAGCTAGCAGGGGAAGCAGTGAGCAATGTGAGAACTGTGGCTGCATTCAACTCAGAGACGAAGATGGTGGGCCTATTCATTAGCAGCCTCGAGCCGCCTCTGCGCCGCTGCTTCTGGAAGGGCCAGATAGCCGGCACTGGCTACGGGCTGGCCCAGTTCGCCCTCTATGCCTCGTACGCCCTCGGCCTCTGGTACGCATCATGGCTCGTCAAGCACGGCATCTCCGACTTCTCGAGCACCATCCGTGTCTTCATGGTCCTCATGGTCTCCGCCAACGGGGCCGCGGAGACCCTCACACTTGCCCCAGACTTCATCAAGGGTGGACGTGCAATGCGGTCTGTCTTCGCTCTCCTGGACCGCCGGACTCAAATTGAGCCAGACGATCCGGAGGGCGTCCCCACCCCGGACTCCATCCGGGGTGAGATCGAGCTGAAGCACGTGGACTTCTACTACCCCAGCCGGCCCCACGTCTCTGTCCTCGGGGACCTCAACCTCCGCGCCCGGGCAGGCAAGACGCTCGCCCTCGTCGGCCCCAGCGGCTCAGGAAAAAGCTCCATCCTCGCCCTCATCCTCCGGTTCTACGAGCCTTCCTCAGGCCGCATCCTCGTTGACGGGAAGGACATCCGGAAGTACAACCTGAAGTCGCTGAGGCGCCACATAGCCCTGGTGCAGCAAGAGCCGTGCCTCTTCGCCACCACGATCT is a window from the Salvia hispanica cultivar TCC Black 2014 chromosome 1, UniMelb_Shisp_WGS_1.0, whole genome shotgun sequence genome containing:
- the LOC125201022 gene encoding ABC transporter B family member 1 isoform X1 — translated: MRQEDGGEIKMQEQWRWSDLQGVELVVSTSPPPNLNASSDASSSAPQIPPPPPSMDPEKPGPPPPSVAFRELFRFADRLDYTLMTIGTIGAIVHGSSLPLFLRFFADLVNSFGSNANNVDKMSQEVLKYAFYFLVVGAAIWASSWAEISCWMWSGERQSTKMRIRYLEAALNQDIQFFDTEIRTSDVVFAINTDAVMVQDAISEKLGNFLHYMATFVSGFVVGFSAVWQLALVTLAVVPLIAVIGAIHTITLAKLSGKSQEALSQAGNIAEQTLVQIRTVLAFVGESRALQDYSAALKVSQRIGYKSGFSKGMGLGATYFTVFCCYALLLWYGGYLVRHHYTNGGLAIATMFAVMIGGLALGQSAPSMAAFAKARVAAAKIFRMIDHKPAVERNSESGVELESITGQMELRNVDFAYPSRPENLVLNNFSLTVPAGKTIALVGSSGSGKSTVVSLIERFYDPASGQVVIDGHDIKTLKLRWLRQQIGLVSQEPALFATTIKENILLGRPDASLVEVEEASRVANAHSFIVKLPDGYDTQVGERGLQLSGGQKQRIAIARAMLKNPAILLLDEATSALDSESEKLVQEALDRFMIGRTTLVIAHRLSTIRKADLVAVLQQGSVSEIGPHDELIAKGENGLYAKLIRMQEAAHEAAVNSARKSSARPSSARNSVSSPIITRNSSYGRSPYSRRLSDFSTSDLSMSIDAAYPSYRAEKLAFKEQASSFLRLAKMNSPEWGYALVGSIGSVVCGSLSALFAYVLSAVLSVYYNPDHAYMIRQIGKYCYLLIGVSSAALIFNTLQHLFWDVVGENLTKRVREKMLAAVLKNEIAWFDEEENESSRVAARLALDANNVRSAIGDRISVIMQNSALMLVACTAGFVLQWRLALVLIAVFPVVVAATVLQKMFMTGFSGDLEAAHAKATQLAGEAVSNVRTVAAFNSETKMVGLFISSLEPPLRRCFWKGQIAGTGYGLAQFALYASYALGLWYASWLVKHGISDFSSTIRVFMVLMVSANGAAETLTLAPDFIKGGRAMRSVFALLDRRTQIEPDDPEGVPTPDSIRGEIELKHVDFYYPSRPHVSVLGDLNLRARAGKTLALVGPSGSGKSSILALILRFYEPSSGRILVDGKDIRKYNLKSLRRHIALVQQEPCLFATTIYDNIAYGREPAPTESEVVEAATLANAHRFISALPDGYKTHVGERGCQLSGGQKQRIAIARAFIRRAAVMLLDEATSALDTESEKCVQEALGRACAGKTTVVVAHRLSTIRNAHVIAVLDEGKVAEQGSHSHLLKNYADGIYARMTQLQRLTTNPTT
- the LOC125201022 gene encoding ABC transporter B family member 1 isoform X2 codes for the protein MWSGERQSTKMRIRYLEAALNQDIQFFDTEIRTSDVVFAINTDAVMVQDAISEKLGNFLHYMATFVSGFVVGFSAVWQLALVTLAVVPLIAVIGAIHTITLAKLSGKSQEALSQAGNIAEQTLVQIRTVLAFVGESRALQDYSAALKVSQRIGYKSGFSKGMGLGATYFTVFCCYALLLWYGGYLVRHHYTNGGLAIATMFAVMIGGLALGQSAPSMAAFAKARVAAAKIFRMIDHKPAVERNSESGVELESITGQMELRNVDFAYPSRPENLVLNNFSLTVPAGKTIALVGSSGSGKSTVVSLIERFYDPASGQVVIDGHDIKTLKLRWLRQQIGLVSQEPALFATTIKENILLGRPDASLVEVEEASRVANAHSFIVKLPDGYDTQVGERGLQLSGGQKQRIAIARAMLKNPAILLLDEATSALDSESEKLVQEALDRFMIGRTTLVIAHRLSTIRKADLVAVLQQGSVSEIGPHDELIAKGENGLYAKLIRMQEAAHEAAVNSARKSSARPSSARNSVSSPIITRNSSYGRSPYSRRLSDFSTSDLSMSIDAAYPSYRAEKLAFKEQASSFLRLAKMNSPEWGYALVGSIGSVVCGSLSALFAYVLSAVLSVYYNPDHAYMIRQIGKYCYLLIGVSSAALIFNTLQHLFWDVVGENLTKRVREKMLAAVLKNEIAWFDEEENESSRVAARLALDANNVRSAIGDRISVIMQNSALMLVACTAGFVLQWRLALVLIAVFPVVVAATVLQKMFMTGFSGDLEAAHAKATQLAGEAVSNVRTVAAFNSETKMVGLFISSLEPPLRRCFWKGQIAGTGYGLAQFALYASYALGLWYASWLVKHGISDFSSTIRVFMVLMVSANGAAETLTLAPDFIKGGRAMRSVFALLDRRTQIEPDDPEGVPTPDSIRGEIELKHVDFYYPSRPHVSVLGDLNLRARAGKTLALVGPSGSGKSSILALILRFYEPSSGRILVDGKDIRKYNLKSLRRHIALVQQEPCLFATTIYDNIAYGREPAPTESEVVEAATLANAHRFISALPDGYKTHVGERGCQLSGGQKQRIAIARAFIRRAAVMLLDEATSALDTESEKCVQEALGRACAGKTTVVVAHRLSTIRNAHVIAVLDEGKVAEQGSHSHLLKNYADGIYARMTQLQRLTTNPTT